The Corynebacterium freiburgense region TTCCGTGTTCTGGAGCGGTTTTGATCTGTGGCGACTGATCGCTGATGCCCCTTGATGGATTCCTGGAGACGGTTGATTAGGCGCTCGGAGAGTCCTCTCGGGGGCTTGCTCAGCAGGTTGAGGCACGAAGCGTCAAAAAGTATGGGGCTAATGTCAATAGGTTTTCCGAAGCCATGCACCGATGCCGTATGTAGCGTGGGAGGGTGCAATCATCTAGGCGTTCGAATGTTTTTCGACCTTGATACAGAATGTGCCATAGTCGTGGGATAGCCGATCTTATTTTGTATAAATTGGCGTAGCGCTCAATGTAGATTTTGTGTAACGCCATTAGAAACGATCGAGGTGGGGTGTCCAGGAATCGATTTCTTCTGAACACCCCACTTTCGCTCGATATGGCTATGCCACTGGGATTTCCCAGATTGGGGTGTGCATCTGGTCTGTGGCCCGATGACGCTCCACGGTGTTGTGTTGCGCTGTGGCTCGTTGTTTGAGGAATGTTGACTGTGACTGGTTCATTGGTAGGTACTGGTTGATGACCCAGGCTCGTGGCGTAATGCCAGCACGGGCGAGGTCATCAGCAAGTTCCTTGGCTTCCAAGATCGGAGTTGACTCGGGAAGCGTTACCAGGATTGGGAATGTCCGGTTCTGGTCTCTCAGACGCATAAGAGCAGTTAGTGTGCCATCGCTCCCTTCAGTTGCCCCGGACTGGCGCATGAGCTCTCGGTGATAGGAACCCGTAGCGTCCAAAAGCAGCAGGGTGTGTCCGGTGGGAGCTGTATCGATGATGACCCAGCGGTGGTCGGCTTCTTCCAGGACAGCAGAGAACGCTCTGAAGACAGCAACTTCTTCCGTGCATGGGCTGGCGAGGTCCTCGATAAGCTGTGCTCGGCCATCAGATTCCAGTGTCACACCCTTTGTGTTGAGCACTTCTTGACGGTACTCTTCGACGACCTTGTGAGGATCGATGCTGACCACATCGAGACCTGGATATTTCTGCGGAAGAGTCATATCCAGGTGCGAGGCTGGGTCAGTGGTCGCCAGAAGCACAGGCAGCCCCTTGCTGGCAACAGAGATGGCAAGTGCCTGCGCGACGGTCGTCTTACCTACTCCACCTTTACCCATAGCCAGAACGACTTTGGGGCTGCCTTCTACGATCTGTTCTGTTGCCTGAGATAGGGCAGATTGCACCACCTCGTTAATGTCGGCAACTTCGGCGGAGGACAGTTCCTCAAGGCCGGCCACGCTCTCGTGGGGCTGCGGGGCAACAGTGGTCAGTCCCTTGATTCCCATGACAGGTTCAGGGTTCATGGGAATCGTGAAGCATGCCAATCCACTGAGCACTGGATGGGTAGTTGCGAGTCCACTGAGGACACTCTGCTCGCCGAGCATAAGCCTACGGTGGAGCGGGTCATTGCCTGCTTCGGGCAAGAGTGCGTTGATAACCAGCGCCTGCGGATTAACCCCGAGTTCCGAGAGCTCGCTGGCTGCGCGCTCAGCCTCCTGGAGAGTGGAACCTTGAGCACGTGCCACAAGCACCAAAGTGGTCAGGGCAGGGTCCTTCAGTGTATTGACCGCATCTTCGTAGGTCTGGCGATGCTTATCGAGTCCTGACAATGGGCCAAGGCAGGAAGCGTCACCAGTGCCCTTCTCAATGAAAGACGACCAGTCACCCGGTAGCGCGAGCAGCCGCAACGTATGTCCTGTGGGTGCGGTGTCGAAAACAATGTGATCGTAAGCGTCGACAATGTTCGAGGAAACGAGGAAATCAACAAACCTGTTGAATGAGGCGACCTCCACCGTGCATGAGCCAGAGAGCGTCTCCTCGGACTCGCGCAACACTTCGGGCGGCAGGAGATGACGAACTGGCGCAAGAATCGACTCGCGATACTTTTCTGCCTCCATGTTCGGGTCGATCTCGATCGCATCAAGCTCGACCTTTATCCCCGTCTCCCTGGCGACGACGTCACCTAGCGCAGTAATTTCAGATCCGATAGGTTGCCCGAAAACCTGTGCAACGTTTGATGCCGGATCCGTCGACACCAGCAAGACTTTGCGCCCTTGCGCAGCAAGCGAAAGGGCGGTAGCGCATGACACCGTCGTCTTACCGACCCCACCCTTGCCGGTGAACATCAGAAACTTTGTTGTTGGCGGCCACTGGCTCAACAGCATCCCGAAGCACCTCCACAACACGACGAGCCTGCCACTGGAAGCTCCGATCTGCCGTCACGTGCAACTTGAGAATCGGAGGCGCCCGCAGAATCCCGACGCGCCCACGCACGCAATTGCGCCAGGGTGGGATACACGCCCTTAAGGACGATCTCGCCGTTAATCACCACCACGGGAAGAGAATCGGCCCCTTCAGACTCAAGCAACTCACGCACAACCGGAGTGGATGCGAAGTCCAACGGAGCGCTGGCCAAATTGTGACGCACCACATCTAACCCTTCCTTCCGCGCGGCACTCACAGCCGCCGCCACATCAACGACTCCCTGATCAACGTCCTCTCCACATACGCCCGACGAACAGCACATCGCCGGATCAAAGATCTCGATCTTGGTCATCTCTTACCTCCACACGTCATATCGATGATTGTCGATACGATACATGCTACACCTACATATCGAAATCTATCAATATGCGGCATGATGGAAGGGTGAACGATAGTTACATGTGCGCTTGCCCTGTTGGCGAGGTGACCTCGCCGTCAACGTCGCTTGAAGCTTGGGTGGAGCAGTTCAAGGCATTGGGGGATATCACCCGGCTGCAGCTAGCTTTGATGGTCAAGCAGGCTGCACCGTCCCCAGTGTGTGCATGCAACTTCCCTGAAGCCTTCGGCATGAGCCAGTCGACGATCTCCCATCATTTAGGCAAGCTGGTCAAAGCAGGGGTTCTCGAAAGACAGAAGCGAGGGAAATGGGCGTACTTCACGCTCCATCCAAGCTTTGATCACAATCTTCTTGAAAACCTTGAGTCAGGAGTCGCCATGAATGTCAATGACGCAACCTCAGAAACCACAATCTTGTTCGCCTGCCGGCAAAATGCTGGGCGTTCCCAGATTGCCGCAGCGTTAGCTAAGCAGCTTGCGCCAGAAGGTGTGACGATTCTGTCGGCAGGATCCGAGCCTGCTGATGCGGTTCATCCCGTCGTCGTTGAGGCTCTCGACGAGATTGGCCTCCAACCCGATTCTCAACCCAAACCACTAGACCCCGCACAGGTGAAAACGTCTGACTGGGTCGTCACCATGGGGTGTGGCGAAGCCTGTCCCTTCTTCCCGGGCGTCCATTATCAGGATTGGAAGATCGACGACCCCAGCGACCATTCACTCGAAGAAGTCCGGGGCATCATTGACCAGATCAGAATACGCGTCCAGGAACTGCTTGACACAGTCTCCCAAGACTAATCCCCATGAGCCTCTCTGGCTGCAAAGAATCTTGGTGCAACTAGGAAGGTCGCCGGGACCATGTTTTTATTGCTCTCGCGCAGCTTCCGAAGCTCTAACAAGAGCTGCATGGAGCCGGTAAAAAGCTCCTGGCGGAGCCCCCATGTAGCTTTGACATTTCCTTCATTAGCAGTTCTGTTCCCCGCATTGCGTCGCTTAGCAGCAGCAAAAGCTTTAGGCCTTGCCGCCACACTCAGCACCCCGCAATCATCTACACACCCGAAGCCTCGCAAGTCCTCATCGGCCACGCCACCATTCACTCCGACGGCACTATCGCCATCACGTTCAACAACGATGCAACACACTTACTCAACAGGATCCTTCACCCAAAGCGCTCCCGTCCTGGAGTTTCCCGTCTCCCGGACGGCATGCACCCACTGGCTCGAACTGTGCACCCAGCACGGCTAGTTATGCACCCACCGGGCAACCAACCGAACCCAACCCGAACTTTGTATCCATCGTGACCATCTTTGGTCCACGAAAAACAAACCCTTGCCAGCGAAAACTTTCGCGGCAGGGGTTTTTGTTTAAAGTACTAACAGAGACTTCGGCACTGAAATGGACGCTTAGCGCCGAAACGCTATGGTATTTTAAACACATGTTCAACTAGCACAGCTCATATCCCCATTCCTCCTATTTTCGCTTTGGTGAGTGCTGTGTCTTGTTTGCGTTTTTCCTCCGTTACTTTTGGCTACCTAGCCGCCCGGGTTTTCGAACAGGTTTCGTTTCATTGCGGGCCCGGCGAACGAATATGCGTTATTGGCCCAAACGGTGCTGGCAAAACTACCC contains the following coding sequences:
- the arsA gene encoding arsenical pump-driving ATPase, which produces MLLSQWPPTTKFLMFTGKGGVGKTTVSCATALSLAAQGRKVLLVSTDPASNVAQVFGQPIGSEITALGDVVARETGIKVELDAIEIDPNMEAEKYRESILAPVRHLLPPEVLRESEETLSGSCTVEVASFNRFVDFLVSSNIVDAYDHIVFDTAPTGHTLRLLALPGDWSSFIEKGTGDASCLGPLSGLDKHRQTYEDAVNTLKDPALTTLVLVARAQGSTLQEAERAASELSELGVNPQALVINALLPEAGNDPLHRRLMLGEQSVLSGLATTHPVLSGLACFTIPMNPEPVMGIKGLTTVAPQPHESVAGLEELSSAEVADINEVVQSALSQATEQIVEGSPKVVLAMGKGGVGKTTVAQALAISVASKGLPVLLATTDPASHLDMTLPQKYPGLDVVSIDPHKVVEEYRQEVLNTKGVTLESDGRAQLIEDLASPCTEEVAVFRAFSAVLEEADHRWVIIDTAPTGHTLLLLDATGSYHRELMRQSGATEGSDGTLTALMRLRDQNRTFPILVTLPESTPILEAKELADDLARAGITPRAWVINQYLPMNQSQSTFLKQRATAQHNTVERHRATDQMHTPIWEIPVA
- the arsD gene encoding arsenite efflux transporter metallochaperone ArsD gives rise to the protein MTKIEIFDPAMCCSSGVCGEDVDQGVVDVAAAVSAARKEGLDVVRHNLASAPLDFASTPVVRELLESEGADSLPVVVINGEIVLKGVYPTLAQLRAWARRDSAGASDSQVARDGRSELPVAGSSCCGGASGCC
- a CDS encoding metalloregulator ArsR/SmtB family transcription factor — protein: MNDSYMCACPVGEVTSPSTSLEAWVEQFKALGDITRLQLALMVKQAAPSPVCACNFPEAFGMSQSTISHHLGKLVKAGVLERQKRGKWAYFTLHPSFDHNLLENLESGVAMNVNDATSETTILFACRQNAGRSQIAAALAKQLAPEGVTILSAGSEPADAVHPVVVEALDEIGLQPDSQPKPLDPAQVKTSDWVVTMGCGEACPFFPGVHYQDWKIDDPSDHSLEEVRGIIDQIRIRVQELLDTVSQD